The Triticum aestivum cultivar Chinese Spring chromosome 7B, IWGSC CS RefSeq v2.1, whole genome shotgun sequence genome window below encodes:
- the LOC123159241 gene encoding auxin-responsive protein SAUR50, producing MEERGRGGSNKIRDIVRLQQLLKRWKRMAVAPGGRGKNGGGGGGAVPKGSFAVYVGEEMRRFVIPTEYLGHWAFEELLREAEEEFGFRHEGALRIPCDVEAFEGILRLVAAGKKDSAGAAADMCDRSCSSETEILCR from the coding sequence ATGGAGGAGCGGGGCAGGGGCGGGAGCAACAAGATCCGGGACATCGTGCGGCTGCAGCAGCTGCTCAAGCGGTGGAAGCGGATGGCGGTGGCGCCGGGCGGCCGAGGcaagaacggcggcggcggcggcggcgccgtgcCCAAGGGGTCCTTCGCGGTGTACGTCGGCGAGGAGATGCGGCGGTTCGTGATCCCCACCGAGTACCTGGGCCACTGGGCCTTCGAGGAGCTGCtccgggaggcggaggaggagttcGGGTTCCGGCACGAGGGCGCGCTCCGGATCCCCTGCGACGTCGAGGCCTTCGAGGGCATCCTCCGGCTCGTCGCCGCCGGGAAGAAGgactccgccggcgccgccgccgacatgtGCGACCGCTCCTGCTCCTCCGAGACCGAGATCCTCTGCAGATGA